DNA from Aliarcobacter butzleri:
TATGAAATAAGTGATTTTTTAGTTGAAGTTGAAGCTTTTGCTTTTACTAAAACGAAACTAAGATTTTCAAAATCTTTTTGGTTAGTTATATCAAGAATACTTTGGTTTTTTAACTTTACTAAAAATGAAACCAAAAAAGATACAAAAAATAGAGCAATGAAATTTGTATCTAAAATAGAAAATAAAAAGAATGAAACTATTTTGATAATATCTCATGGATTGTATTTAAAAGTATTGATTGGACTGTTAAAAAAGTTGGATTATAAGTGCAATGATGATTTTAATATAAAAAATGGAAAATTATACAAGTTATATAAATGATTTTTAAAGGATAAAATATGGCATTTTCAAAAGAAGAAAAAGAAGAACTTTTAAAAGTAAAGTTTGTGGGTGAAACTGTTATAAAAAGATTTGAACAAATAGGAATTGACTCTTTAGAAAAGCTTTCAAATAGTAGTGTAGAAGAGATAACAGATATAGTTTCAGATATTTTAGGAAGTAGTTGCTGGAAAAACTCACCACAAGCTAAAAAAGCTGTTTCTAATGCTATTGAGTTTGCGAAAGAAAGAAGAATATGAATAGACATAATCTAAATAGAATAATAGATGATTATGAAAAAAAACTTCTCCTTTATTCTTCTAATAATTCAAAAGAATTAACTTCATTGAATGAAAATTATTATGAAGTGTTAGCAGATATTATAATAAATGAAAATAATTTGCCTTTTGAATATTTAATTAACAGATTAGAAAACTATTTTAAACATAACATAGATATAAAAGAACATAAACTTAATTTTAAACATAGTGATTATAGTTTATTAGGAAGTTATGTTTATAAAAAGTTATTTGATAAATTTAATATTAATGCATTTGGTAAATATATTGAAATAATTGAAGAAAATATTTCTTCAGAAATTTACAGTTGGTTAAGTATTGATTTTGACAACTCAATTATAAGAGACAATTTTTTAAATGCTTCTACTGAGTATATAATAACTAATCAAAATAGAGTATGGAAAGAAGATTTTGAAAATATAGATTATGAAAGATATAGTTGGCTTAAAAAAGTTGATAATATACCTACTTCTTTTAGAACAAATGAAGATTTATATTTTTGGTTAAAAGAAAATGATTATTATGAAAACTTAATGATGATAGGAAATCCTATTGTTAAAAATTTATTACATCAAATTATTAATTGGG
Protein-coding regions in this window:
- a CDS encoding phosphoglycerate mutase family protein; its protein translation is MKTIYIIRHFKVKDTTNKRLNSNEFTHWIEEYDNFDLEYLNLNLPKFDKIYVSSQNRAIKTANYLKLDYEISDFLVEVEAFAFTKTKLRFSKSFWLVISRILWFFNFTKNETKKDTKNRAMKFVSKIENKKNETILIISHGLYLKVLIGLLKKLDYKCNDDFNIKNGKLYKLYK